CACCACACTTCCTGTCTtcagaaatcaaataaataagaacaaataataaaaacaaaagataaatagaattgacaattattaacctgcaaataatacaaaaaactagaaatgtaaaaaataaactaacaaaattcagatgcataaagaaataaagaataaatagctcCAACACTCCGGCCCCTAATTGGGAATACTGTCACAATtacttaaaaggaaaaaaggagctATTCCCTCAAACATCTCCTTAATTCCTCAGGGTGATGCTTCCAGCAGCAAAAGAAGTTTGGTCACAGGTCTTTCCAAAACACTGGTCTTGGTTTGTAATCGCACAGAACGCACCAAGCCTTTTGCGTCCTGGTTTACACTCAAGACTTTGGCCATCATCCACGATCCTCTTGGGGCTGTAGAGTCTGCAATTAAGACAACATCTCCAGGAGTGAGACATCTTTTAGTTCTTGTCCATTTTTGTCTTTCCTGCATCAAAGGTAAATACTCAGAAAGCCATCTTTTCCAGAACAGCTCTGCCATGTATTGTACCTGTTTCCACCTTTTCCTGACATACAGATCCTTTTGGTTGAACAGTCCTGGTGGcaaaactggtttgtttttcagcaacaacaaatGGTTGGGTGTGAGTGACTCAAGATCATTTGAGTCATCTGAAACTTTGGTAATAGGTCTGTTGTTTAATATGGCTTCAACTTCACAAAAGATTGTTTGAAGTCCTTCATCATCCAAAACTTGTTCTTTAAGAACTGAGACTAAAATGCTTCTTATGGAACGAAGCAGACGCTCCCAAACTCCACCTTGGTGAGAGGCTGCTGGGATGTTAAAGTTCCATTTGATTCCATCATGcacaaaagcattttgaattttAGCATGGTTCAGTTCAGCCAAACTCTCTTTCAGCTCTCGATTTGCACCAACAAAATTTGTGGCATTATCAGATCTGATGGTGGAAACTGGGCCTCTTCTACAGATGAACCTGCGAACTGCATTTATACAGGAATCTGTATCGAGGGTGTATGCAATTTCCAGATGTACTGCACGGCTGGTGAAACAAGTGAACAGAACTCCATACCTTTTCAGGAGACTTCGTCCTCTTTTAACACTTATAGGACCAAAATAATCCACTCCAACATTTGTGAAGGGAGCAGTGGCTGGCAGAACTCTTTCTTCTGGCAGATCTGCCATCTTTTGTTCAATAAACTTTCCTCTGTTACGTCTGCAAACAACAcaatgagaaattatttttctggcaGCTGAATTAGCATTTATTATCCAGTATTTTTGTCTTAACCTTGACAGCATATGAGCTCTTCCTGCATGTCCCAACTGTTGATGAATATGGTGTAAAATGAGGGTAGACATATACATATCCTTTGTCAAAATTACAGGATGCTTTGCTTCTACAGGCATGGCTGTTTTATTCAACCTGCCACCCACTCTGAGGACCCCAGCATCCAATACTGGGTCAAGTTTGTAGAGAGAACTTCTCTTGGATACTGTTTTAAGGCCACTAGTGATTAAAGCTATTTCAGTTGTAAATTTCTGTTGTTGTGCAAACTGAATAATAGATAGTTCTGCCTTGGCCAAGTCTTCAGGagtcagattttctttctttagagtGGTCTTGAACCTTTCCATCTGCTTTTCCAGTTccttcttttggttttctggatcatttttattcaggttTGCAGCAGCAAactctttccttttctgttgCAGCAACATCAGGAtgtttttcaactttaaaaaccAAGCAACAGAGGTTTTAAGCTTTGTCCAAGCTGAAAAATAATGAATCAGATAGTTTGTAGCATTTTGTGATTCATTCACAATAACACTCACTGTTAGGTCCCTTTTGACTTCTGGGTCATCTGCAGGAATTACATGGTGATCCACCTCCAGTTTAGGCCATTCCTCTTCTGATCTGTGGAGAAATTCAGGCCCATTTATCCATCTCTTGCATTTGAGGAACTCCTCAGCTTTCATGCCTCTGGATGCATCATCTGCAGGATTCTCCTTGGAGGAAACATATCTCCACTGATTCACATCTGTTGCCTCTC
The genomic region above belongs to Xiphophorus maculatus strain JP 163 A chromosome 1, X_maculatus-5.0-male, whole genome shotgun sequence and contains:
- the LOC111609249 gene encoding uncharacterized protein LOC111609249 isoform X4 is translated as MADLPEERVLPATAPFTNVGVDYFGPISVKRGRSLLKRYGVLFTCFTSRAVHLEIAYTLDTDSCINAVRRFICRRGPVSTIRSDNATNFVGANRELKESLAELNHAKIQNAFVHDGIKWNFNIPAASHQGGVWERLLRSIRSILVSVLKEQVLDDEGLQTIFCEVEAILNNRPITKVSDDSNDLESLTPNHLLLLKNKPVLPPGLFNQKDLYVRKRWKQVQYMAELFWKRWLSEYLPLMQERQKWTRTKRCLTPGDVVLIADSTAPRGSWMMAKVLSVNQDAKGLVRSVRLQTKTSVLERPVTKLLLLLEASP